The following are encoded together in the Variovorax sp. PBS-H4 genome:
- a CDS encoding CesT family type III secretion system chaperone produces the protein MNSDFDSTPGRAAREQVIALLSLLPGQLGGTWSLDDASYPDWPAWRAAEELAVTLRIGTREFTLLHSLDAERSARLVVECRYGTVPQFSLIECYRQLLARNHRNFPEHPSTYALDSSTKTVVHITSYLLESIDAEKLANVLVDGAQLAMRWQEEFDQASEALQNESSFPFTLQI, from the coding sequence ATGAATTCTGATTTCGACTCCACGCCCGGCCGGGCGGCGCGCGAACAGGTGATTGCGCTGCTCAGCCTGCTACCCGGCCAGCTCGGCGGAACCTGGTCCCTTGACGATGCCAGCTACCCCGACTGGCCGGCGTGGCGTGCCGCGGAGGAACTCGCGGTGACTCTTCGCATCGGCACTCGCGAATTCACTCTCTTGCATTCACTGGATGCCGAACGCAGCGCCAGGCTGGTCGTCGAATGCCGCTACGGCACTGTGCCGCAGTTCTCGCTCATCGAGTGCTACCGCCAGCTGCTGGCCAGGAACCACAGAAACTTTCCGGAGCATCCATCCACCTACGCACTCGATTCCTCGACGAAGACAGTGGTCCACATCACAAGCTATCTGCTCGAGTCAATCGATGCCGAGAAGCTCGCCAATGTACTCGTCGACGGCGCGCAGCTTGCGATGCGTTGGCAAGAGGAGTTCGACCAGGCTTCTGAGGCTCTTCAGAACGAGAGCAGCTTCCCGTTCACCCTACAAATCTAA
- a CDS encoding CesT family type III secretion system chaperone, with translation MSEATGLWRSQFIDIALDLRRQAGKPATHFQDAPDAAIRMKFHIEGVMFQVTHLAGANTAADRFLLECHFGPLAMDRVNEALVQALSLNLGMARSSSGVLGIDESLDHLVYSCFVSLHGATGANISEALRDLAQLAHEWRAAHSITLH, from the coding sequence ATGTCCGAAGCAACCGGCCTCTGGCGCAGCCAGTTCATTGATATCGCGCTCGACCTGCGGCGGCAGGCCGGGAAGCCCGCGACCCATTTCCAGGACGCACCTGACGCGGCCATCAGGATGAAGTTCCATATCGAGGGCGTGATGTTCCAGGTCACGCATCTGGCGGGTGCCAACACCGCTGCCGATCGCTTCCTGCTGGAGTGCCACTTCGGTCCTCTCGCGATGGACCGGGTGAACGAAGCGCTCGTACAGGCACTTTCGCTGAACCTGGGCATGGCCCGCTCCAGTTCGGGCGTACTGGGCATTGACGAATCCCTCGACCACCTGGTTTACAGCTGCTTCGTCTCGCTACATGGCGCGACAGGCGCAAACATATCGGAAGCCCTGCGGGACCTGGCCCAGCTCGCGCACGAATGGCGGGCGGCGCACTCGATCACGCTGCACTGA
- the sctN gene encoding type III secretion system ATPase SctN, protein MARTLRGAVAQAATVKIRGRVVQVVGTIVKAVVPTVRMGEVCLLRNPGSDLEVQAEVVGFSKGIALLVPSTGTQGISGDTEVFPTGREQMVPVGNGLLGRVLDGLGKPIDVEQKGPLLVSKQYPVYGPAPDPLKRRVISEALPLGVRALDGLLTCGEGQRMGIFAAAGGGKSTLMAMLVKGADVDVIVVALIGERGREVREFLEHELGPEGMARAVIVCATSDKSSMERARAAYVATAIAEYFRDQGKRVLLLMDSVTRFARAQREIGLAAGEPPTRRGFPPSVFATLPQLMERAGTNEKGSITAMYTVLVEGDDMTEPVADETRSILDGHIILSRKLAAANHYPAIDVLASASRVMNALITPEHKAAAGKVRELMAKYQDIELLLKVGEYKKGADRMADLAIDRHDAIRDFLRQPTDEHSDYGDTLKRLKALASGA, encoded by the coding sequence ATCGCCCGAACACTGCGCGGAGCCGTCGCCCAGGCCGCCACGGTCAAGATCCGAGGACGGGTGGTGCAGGTCGTGGGGACCATCGTCAAGGCCGTGGTGCCTACCGTGCGCATGGGCGAAGTCTGCCTGCTGCGCAACCCCGGGAGCGACCTGGAGGTGCAAGCGGAAGTCGTGGGCTTCTCCAAGGGAATCGCCCTCCTCGTCCCGTCCACCGGCACGCAGGGCATCTCCGGCGACACCGAAGTCTTTCCGACCGGACGCGAGCAGATGGTCCCCGTCGGCAACGGCCTTCTCGGCCGCGTCCTCGATGGGCTGGGCAAACCCATCGACGTGGAACAGAAGGGCCCGCTGCTCGTCAGCAAACAGTATCCGGTCTACGGCCCCGCCCCCGACCCGCTGAAGCGCCGTGTCATCAGCGAGGCGCTCCCGCTGGGCGTGCGCGCCCTCGACGGCCTGCTGACCTGCGGCGAGGGCCAGCGCATGGGCATCTTCGCGGCGGCCGGCGGCGGAAAGTCCACGCTGATGGCCATGCTCGTCAAGGGCGCCGACGTGGATGTGATCGTGGTCGCCCTGATCGGCGAACGCGGGCGCGAGGTACGCGAATTCCTGGAGCACGAGCTGGGCCCCGAGGGCATGGCCCGCGCCGTGATCGTCTGCGCCACCTCCGACAAGTCATCGATGGAGCGCGCCCGCGCCGCCTACGTGGCCACCGCCATCGCGGAATATTTCCGCGACCAGGGCAAGCGGGTGCTGCTGCTGATGGATTCGGTCACCCGTTTTGCGCGCGCCCAGCGCGAGATCGGCTTGGCCGCCGGGGAGCCGCCCACACGAAGAGGCTTCCCGCCCAGCGTGTTCGCAACGCTGCCCCAGCTGATGGAACGCGCCGGCACCAACGAGAAGGGCTCGATCACAGCGATGTACACGGTCCTCGTCGAAGGCGACGACATGACGGAGCCGGTCGCCGACGAGACGCGTTCGATCCTCGACGGCCACATCATCCTTTCGCGCAAGCTGGCGGCGGCCAACCACTATCCGGCGATCGATGTGCTGGCTTCCGCGTCGCGGGTGATGAATGCGCTGATCACTCCCGAGCACAAGGCTGCTGCCGGCAAGGTGCGCGAGCTGATGGCCAAGTACCAGGACATCGAACTGCTGCTGAAAGTGGGTGAATACAAGAAGGGGGCTGACCGCATGGCGGACCTGGCCATCGACCGCCACGATGCGATCCGGGACTTCCTGCGGCAGCCGACGGATGAGCACTCCGACTACGGCGACACGCTGAAGCGGCTGAAGGCGCTGGCATCGGGCGCCTGA
- a CDS encoding HrpE/YscL family type III secretion apparatus protein yields the protein MFIAREKSSLSRLDTAAKVVKAKDFWAYKEAREAVEEALRRKEEILLSAQEAYRAERERGYREGSESARLEQSGNIVEIVSQTAQYYGRVETEMVDLVLDAVRKVVSDFSDRDRVSTVVRNCMDLVRTQKSLSLNVHPSQVEHVRGELDALRRQFPSVAQIDVHPDAKVALDACIVESDIGIVEASLHGQMEKLRETLVGVFAPKPELAADLDREPDGIVDAADSDDLSETDKTDELASDEEDAV from the coding sequence GTGTTCATTGCTCGCGAAAAATCTTCACTGAGCCGTCTCGACACCGCCGCCAAGGTCGTCAAGGCCAAGGATTTCTGGGCTTACAAGGAAGCCAGGGAGGCGGTCGAGGAAGCGCTGCGCCGCAAGGAGGAGATCCTGCTGTCGGCGCAGGAAGCCTACCGCGCCGAGCGCGAGCGCGGCTATCGCGAAGGCAGCGAATCGGCCCGCCTGGAGCAGAGCGGCAACATCGTCGAGATCGTCTCGCAGACGGCCCAGTACTACGGCCGCGTCGAGACCGAGATGGTCGATCTGGTGCTGGACGCAGTCCGCAAGGTCGTCAGCGACTTCAGCGACCGCGACCGCGTCTCGACCGTCGTGCGCAACTGCATGGACCTGGTGCGTACCCAGAAAAGCCTGAGCCTGAACGTGCACCCCTCGCAGGTCGAGCATGTGCGCGGGGAACTCGACGCGCTGCGGCGGCAGTTTCCCTCCGTCGCGCAGATCGACGTGCATCCGGACGCGAAGGTCGCGCTCGACGCATGCATCGTCGAATCCGACATCGGCATCGTCGAGGCGAGCCTCCACGGCCAGATGGAAAAATTGCGCGAAACACTCGTCGGCGTGTTCGCTCCGAAGCCGGAACTTGCGGCCGACCTCGACCGGGAGCCCGACGGCATCGTTGACGCCGCCGACTCCGATGACCTCTCCGAGACCGACAAGACCGACGAGCTCGCCTCCGATGAAGAGGACGCCGTGTGA
- the sctJ gene encoding type III secretion system inner membrane ring lipoprotein SctJ, with the protein MHAILRTLACTLLALVLAGCEGSVQLFANMSERDANEVLASLKEVAIDARKVPGKEGVNLEVDQPSVARAIAYLNAEGLPRERRSNMGDVFRKEGLISSPLEERARYLWALSQELSETISQIDGVVRARVHVVLPERSAGSDPAMPSSAAVFVKYRRGISLDDATPQIRRLVASSIPGLQADKVTVVLVATGPRMNNGNGTAQRPAAAATATAATGSSGPYNGLRGILSNWWLSLAGAGALAACALAAAAFMALRGRRRTRNAPGEDGPAASVEIDPT; encoded by the coding sequence ATGCACGCGATCCTGCGCACGCTGGCGTGCACCCTCCTCGCATTGGTTCTGGCCGGATGCGAAGGCTCCGTCCAGCTCTTCGCCAACATGAGCGAACGCGATGCCAACGAAGTCCTCGCATCCTTGAAGGAGGTGGCCATCGACGCCCGCAAGGTCCCGGGCAAGGAAGGCGTCAACCTCGAGGTGGACCAGCCATCCGTGGCACGGGCCATCGCCTACCTGAATGCCGAGGGCCTGCCGCGCGAGCGTCGCAGCAACATGGGCGACGTGTTCCGCAAGGAGGGGCTCATCTCTTCGCCGCTGGAGGAACGAGCGCGCTACCTCTGGGCGCTATCGCAGGAGCTGTCGGAGACGATCTCGCAGATCGATGGCGTCGTCCGCGCGCGCGTCCATGTCGTCCTGCCCGAACGCAGCGCCGGCAGCGACCCGGCCATGCCTTCGTCGGCCGCGGTGTTCGTGAAGTACCGCCGCGGCATCAGCCTGGACGACGCCACGCCTCAGATTCGCCGCCTGGTTGCCAGCAGCATCCCTGGCCTGCAAGCCGACAAGGTGACCGTGGTGCTCGTGGCCACCGGTCCGCGAATGAACAACGGCAACGGTACTGCGCAGCGGCCGGCTGCGGCGGCCACCGCAACCGCCGCAACGGGCAGCAGCGGGCCCTACAACGGTCTCCGCGGCATCCTCTCGAACTGGTGGCTTTCCCTGGCCGGCGCCGGGGCCCTGGCGGCGTGCGCCCTGGCCGCGGCAGCCTTTATGGCGCTGCGCGGGCGGCGGCGCACGCGCAACGCTCCGGGCGAAGACGGCCCGGCTGCTTCCGTCGAGATCGACCCGACATGA
- a CDS encoding EscI/YscI/HrpB family type III secretion system inner rod protein encodes MNGEIISMMAQGALPAARLDEPVLGAAPAADVARFAEAMAPRAAPDSFVSSVAGVEPGSFFDSIRLVGQNYTQISHEMKGVLGKGVGNIDSFDLIKLQFQMIDTSMMVDLVSRTLQKATQHIDQLTKLQ; translated from the coding sequence ATGAACGGCGAGATCATTTCCATGATGGCGCAAGGCGCCCTCCCGGCCGCGCGGCTCGATGAGCCTGTGCTGGGAGCCGCGCCCGCCGCAGACGTGGCGCGCTTTGCCGAGGCCATGGCGCCGCGCGCGGCGCCCGATTCCTTCGTGTCGAGCGTGGCCGGCGTCGAGCCGGGCTCGTTCTTCGACTCGATACGGCTCGTCGGGCAGAACTACACGCAGATATCGCACGAGATGAAGGGTGTCCTGGGCAAGGGCGTGGGGAACATCGATTCCTTCGACCTGATCAAGCTGCAGTTCCAGATGATCGATACGTCGATGATGGTGGACCTGGTCAGCAGGACCTTGCAGAAGGCCACACAGCACATCGACCAGCTGACGAAGCTGCAATAA
- a CDS encoding tetratricopeptide repeat protein — MTAAAAAFPLSRQDLQLLAQIGFFAAQSHQQGAAAALFAALRVVRPGTVLPLIGLALADIGAGRPAQAARFLRDEALREHPHDPELCAFLGLALSEAGRGAEARGVLQPMVDRERSAGNGDQAYVRMALRLLHPDSPVPAAATVPAVRADHHQVNNARSEA; from the coding sequence ATGACTGCCGCTGCCGCCGCCTTTCCGCTGAGCCGCCAGGACTTGCAGCTGCTCGCCCAGATCGGCTTCTTCGCGGCGCAGTCGCATCAGCAGGGCGCGGCCGCCGCCCTTTTCGCGGCGCTGCGCGTGGTGCGGCCCGGAACGGTTCTGCCCCTGATCGGACTCGCGCTGGCCGACATTGGCGCCGGCCGTCCTGCGCAGGCCGCGCGCTTCCTGCGCGACGAAGCGCTGCGCGAACACCCCCATGACCCGGAGCTCTGCGCCTTCCTGGGACTGGCCCTGAGCGAAGCCGGTCGCGGCGCCGAGGCCCGCGGCGTGCTGCAGCCGATGGTGGATCGCGAACGCAGCGCGGGCAATGGCGACCAGGCCTATGTGCGCATGGCGCTGCGGCTGCTGCACCCTGACAGCCCCGTGCCCGCCGCGGCCACCGTGCCCGCCGTGCGGGCCGATCATCATCAAGTCAATAACGCGAGGAGTGAAGCATGA
- a CDS encoding SycD/LcrH family type III secretion system chaperone codes for MMHFDPDRFDLEMIQPMLEHLASGQTLGPLPDQSPEVQKAMYHLGYTNYSQGKYTEAMRFFGFLVICDHWDRRYHMGMAACLQMQQQHADALKYYSIASILDLTDPAPVMHIAECHLARGERPQARKALDYAIVQARAHAHHNHHVPRLEAMVALLDTRAPDSTPDSPPRN; via the coding sequence ATGATGCACTTCGATCCCGATCGATTCGACCTCGAGATGATTCAGCCGATGCTGGAGCATCTGGCCTCGGGCCAGACGCTCGGTCCGCTGCCCGATCAATCGCCCGAGGTCCAGAAGGCCATGTACCACCTCGGCTACACCAACTACAGCCAGGGGAAGTACACCGAAGCCATGCGCTTTTTCGGCTTCCTGGTGATCTGCGACCACTGGGACCGCCGCTATCACATGGGCATGGCGGCGTGCCTGCAGATGCAGCAGCAGCATGCGGACGCGCTCAAGTACTACAGCATCGCTTCCATACTCGACCTGACCGACCCGGCGCCGGTGATGCACATCGCCGAATGTCACCTCGCGCGCGGCGAGCGTCCGCAGGCGCGCAAGGCGCTGGACTACGCGATCGTCCAGGCGCGCGCGCATGCGCACCACAACCACCATGTCCCTCGACTCGAGGCGATGGTGGCTCTGTTGGACACCCGTGCCCCCGACTCCACTCCCGACAGCCCTCCAAGGAACTGA
- a CDS encoding GNAT family N-acetyltransferase — MSALQSAVGNARRIDPDARIARALMSVTADTQMSDSAAGVAMALQSVDQFRNVWPYLILALRKNHRLDRTRIAQTLSRLWSNSTEPWDADSLRGLARVANACFDISLSMKALHALRELDASVASDHLLEACCHAARGDLEQALSLSGTVLARAPHNKVAVGLHEGWTQRKEGWRGPWHVPVAGRDGLHLEPLHVEHAQALAWQYRDPAIAAKTMLPALEEPSAARHWIEHRISDRHVVPYALMHREHGFVGSVEITVSDAEAFLCIWVGTDWQGQGLGRQMVAMACEHAFRCGIETMLTAAYDSNTASLRTLRGCGFADVNIRAEPPDHDRTFLYLLAQPYDQDEIVRRLLGFSVRAETGLIFPAPASNDESATPVPHPQRETREEVR, encoded by the coding sequence ATGAGCGCCTTGCAATCAGCAGTCGGGAACGCGCGCCGCATCGACCCGGACGCACGCATCGCCCGCGCGCTGATGTCGGTGACCGCGGACACGCAGATGTCAGACTCAGCTGCCGGCGTCGCAATGGCATTGCAGTCCGTCGATCAATTCAGGAATGTCTGGCCCTACCTGATCCTCGCGCTGCGAAAGAACCACCGCCTGGACCGGACGCGCATCGCGCAGACACTCTCACGCCTGTGGTCGAACTCAACCGAGCCCTGGGACGCAGACAGCCTTCGCGGCCTCGCCCGCGTGGCCAACGCCTGCTTCGATATCAGCCTCTCCATGAAGGCACTCCACGCGTTGCGCGAACTGGATGCATCGGTGGCGTCCGACCACCTTCTGGAAGCCTGTTGCCACGCTGCGCGCGGCGACCTGGAGCAGGCACTTTCCCTGTCCGGCACAGTCCTGGCACGCGCCCCTCACAACAAGGTCGCAGTCGGCCTGCACGAGGGCTGGACACAGCGCAAGGAGGGGTGGCGCGGCCCTTGGCACGTGCCGGTCGCCGGCCGTGACGGCTTGCATCTGGAACCCCTGCATGTCGAGCACGCGCAGGCGCTGGCCTGGCAGTATCGCGACCCGGCCATCGCCGCCAAGACCATGCTGCCCGCGCTGGAGGAACCGAGCGCGGCGCGGCACTGGATCGAACACAGGATCTCCGATCGCCACGTGGTCCCCTACGCCCTGATGCATCGCGAGCACGGCTTCGTGGGCTCCGTGGAAATCACGGTGAGCGATGCGGAAGCATTTCTCTGCATCTGGGTCGGCACCGACTGGCAGGGACAGGGACTCGGGCGCCAGATGGTCGCCATGGCCTGCGAGCACGCATTCCGATGCGGCATCGAGACCATGCTCACCGCCGCATACGACAGCAACACGGCCTCCCTGCGCACCTTGCGCGGCTGCGGCTTCGCCGACGTGAACATCCGGGCGGAACCGCCGGACCACGATCGCACTTTCCTCTACCTGCTCGCGCAGCCATATGACCAGGACGAGATCGTGCGCCGCCTGCTCGGATTTTCTGTCCGGGCCGAGACAGGCTTGATATTTCCCGCGCCCGCTTCGAACGACGAGAGCGCCACGCCAGTACCCCACCCGCAACGAGAAACACGAGAGGAAGTTCGATGA
- the sctC gene encoding type III secretion system outer membrane ring subunit SctC, with amino-acid sequence MKTSFCPRLRKLVSRCVIAAALLGAMASSFAAATPQPMASIPWPDSPFTLINSGQKAEKMLTSFTQAFGLRLQLDDPLPEEAAPVLGRMTAANPTEFLNQLAATYGLMWYHYSGTLHVARAASRQARVLSNKGLSAQTLRRVMAEMGLLEAKFGWSEIEENGFIMVSGPKSYVERIEAAINALPEQRPEQQIQVYRLRYAAVDDRVISYRDKQISTPGVATVLRNLIAGGATVGASTEIVELAAPLRTEAKAASDTAGESTRPEPRRSAAFAGTGGTRTGPVIQADPRLNAIIVKDKPQNAPIYQALINFLDVPSSLIEIEAMIVDVNSENISELGIDWSAGIGKLAASSERGLITLAGGSVPSGTTAITNTANFILASIRAMESKGTARVVSRPSILTQDNMGALIDLADTFYIQTTGERVAQVTPVTVGVTLRVTPRVIGSADKHTVQLVVDIEDGGIQDLKIGNLPTVRRSNISTQALVGEAQSLVIGGLNTEFKSQNRDAVPVLGNVPVLGALFGHSTATNRKQERLFLITPRVIVAEDSRPAATRKNASPADEVLTQEMQ; translated from the coding sequence ATGAAAACGTCCTTTTGCCCACGCCTGCGCAAGCTCGTGTCCCGTTGCGTCATCGCAGCCGCGCTCCTCGGCGCCATGGCCTCGTCCTTCGCCGCAGCGACGCCGCAACCCATGGCATCGATCCCTTGGCCGGACAGCCCGTTCACGTTGATCAACAGCGGCCAGAAAGCCGAAAAGATGCTGACGAGCTTCACGCAGGCCTTCGGCTTGCGGCTCCAGCTGGATGACCCGCTGCCCGAAGAAGCCGCTCCGGTGCTCGGCCGCATGACCGCGGCCAACCCGACCGAGTTCCTCAACCAGCTGGCGGCCACCTACGGCTTGATGTGGTACCACTACAGCGGCACCCTCCACGTGGCGCGCGCAGCATCGCGCCAGGCGCGCGTGCTGTCCAACAAAGGGTTGAGCGCGCAAACCCTGCGCCGCGTGATGGCCGAGATGGGCCTCCTGGAAGCCAAGTTCGGCTGGAGCGAGATCGAGGAGAACGGCTTCATCATGGTCTCCGGCCCCAAGTCTTACGTCGAGCGCATCGAAGCCGCCATCAACGCGCTGCCCGAACAACGCCCGGAACAGCAGATCCAGGTCTACCGTCTGCGCTACGCCGCCGTGGACGACCGGGTGATCTCGTACCGTGACAAGCAGATCTCGACGCCGGGCGTGGCGACGGTGCTGCGCAACCTCATCGCCGGGGGCGCGACCGTCGGCGCCAGCACCGAGATCGTCGAGCTCGCCGCGCCGCTGCGCACGGAGGCCAAGGCCGCGAGCGACACCGCGGGGGAATCGACTCGCCCCGAACCACGGCGATCGGCGGCCTTCGCGGGAACCGGCGGCACTCGCACAGGGCCGGTCATCCAGGCGGATCCGAGGCTGAACGCCATCATCGTGAAGGACAAGCCGCAGAACGCGCCGATCTACCAGGCCTTGATCAATTTCCTGGACGTTCCCAGCAGCCTGATCGAGATCGAGGCCATGATCGTGGACGTCAATTCCGAGAACATCTCGGAACTGGGGATCGACTGGAGCGCCGGGATTGGCAAGCTGGCTGCAAGTTCGGAGAGGGGGTTGATCACCCTGGCAGGCGGCAGTGTTCCGAGCGGCACGACGGCGATCACGAACACCGCCAACTTCATCCTCGCCAGCATCCGCGCGATGGAGAGCAAGGGCACGGCCAGGGTCGTGTCGAGGCCGTCCATCCTGACTCAGGACAACATGGGCGCGCTCATCGACCTGGCGGACACCTTCTACATCCAGACCACGGGCGAGCGCGTGGCGCAGGTCACCCCGGTGACGGTGGGCGTGACATTGCGCGTCACGCCCCGGGTCATCGGAAGCGCCGACAAGCACACGGTGCAGTTGGTCGTCGACATCGAGGACGGCGGAATCCAGGATCTCAAGATCGGAAACCTCCCCACCGTCCGTCGCAGCAACATCAGTACGCAGGCCCTGGTCGGCGAAGCGCAAAGCCTCGTCATCGGCGGCTTGAACACCGAATTCAAGAGTCAGAACCGCGATGCCGTGCCGGTGCTCGGGAATGTGCCCGTCCTGGGCGCTCTGTTCGGCCACTCCACGGCGACCAACCGCAAGCAGGAGCGGCTATTCCTGATCACGCCCCGCGTGATCGTCGCGGAGGATTCGCGCCCCGCCGCGACGCGCAAGAACGCCTCTCCCGCCGACGAGGTTCTTACACAGGAGATGCAATGA
- a CDS encoding CesT family type III secretion system chaperone yields the protein MISSRSHAGLAGYLLRNRIDPGSPRHDGAVALLFDGNARVLLHPSARGDIVAETQLCLLSANAANDDDRMLSALQAAAARPLQEAARLALTPDQERLVLQVCVPADASADQFELSLAHFLDAVNDWRARFGTL from the coding sequence ATGATTTCTAGCCGTTCGCATGCCGGCCTCGCCGGCTACCTCCTGCGCAACCGGATCGATCCGGGTTCGCCCCGCCACGATGGCGCGGTGGCACTGCTGTTCGACGGCAACGCGCGCGTGCTGCTGCATCCGAGCGCGCGCGGCGACATCGTCGCGGAGACGCAGCTGTGCCTGCTCTCCGCCAACGCGGCCAACGACGACGACCGGATGCTGTCGGCGTTGCAGGCTGCGGCGGCGCGGCCGTTGCAGGAGGCGGCCCGGCTGGCCCTCACGCCCGACCAGGAGCGGCTGGTGCTGCAGGTCTGCGTGCCCGCCGACGCATCCGCCGACCAGTTCGAGCTGAGCCTGGCGCACTTCCTCGATGCAGTGAACGATTGGCGCGCGCGGTTCGGCACGCTCTGA
- the sctU gene encoding type III secretion system export apparatus subunit SctU, producing the protein MSEKTERPTDHKIRQAREEGQIAKSKDFTEVVMMGALVGYTLAAGGDIFTQFAEMLAMTGHLAGQDFRSALAVATTSLLRSGVSILLPYILIVIVVGILVEAVQTGMLVSFKALMPKADKMNPLANLKQMFSVKSLVEFLKSIFKVLLLSFIVYFVVRDSLETMVKLPLAGIAASGAVLSEMLWILFKCTFIAFAAIAVLDLVWQRYNYIKGLMMSVDEIKQEYKQMEGDPHMKGHRKELAKEIAMGESVGHTKEASVLVTNPTHLAIALYYESGETPLPVVVAKGQGVVAEAMKRAAQEVGVPIMQNVPLARGLMRRADLYQYIPSEFIEPVAQVLLAVRRLKEELAWETQELRNDF; encoded by the coding sequence ATGAGCGAGAAAACCGAACGCCCGACCGACCACAAGATCCGCCAGGCGCGGGAAGAGGGGCAGATCGCCAAGAGCAAGGACTTCACCGAAGTCGTGATGATGGGCGCGCTGGTCGGCTACACCCTGGCCGCCGGCGGCGACATCTTCACGCAGTTCGCCGAAATGCTCGCGATGACCGGCCACTTGGCGGGCCAGGACTTCCGCTCCGCCCTCGCCGTCGCAACCACGTCCCTGCTCCGGTCGGGCGTTTCCATCCTGCTGCCCTACATCCTGATCGTGATCGTGGTCGGCATCCTCGTCGAAGCGGTGCAGACCGGGATGCTCGTTTCCTTCAAGGCGTTGATGCCCAAGGCCGACAAGATGAACCCGCTGGCCAATCTGAAGCAGATGTTCAGCGTGAAGAGTCTCGTGGAGTTCCTGAAGTCGATCTTCAAGGTCCTCCTCCTGTCCTTCATCGTCTACTTCGTCGTCCGCGATTCGCTCGAGACCATGGTGAAGCTGCCGCTGGCCGGCATCGCCGCATCGGGCGCCGTGCTCAGCGAGATGCTGTGGATCCTCTTCAAGTGCACCTTCATCGCATTCGCCGCCATCGCGGTACTCGACCTGGTATGGCAGCGGTACAACTACATCAAGGGACTGATGATGTCCGTGGATGAGATCAAGCAGGAATACAAGCAGATGGAGGGCGACCCGCACATGAAGGGTCACCGCAAGGAGCTCGCCAAGGAAATCGCCATGGGCGAATCGGTGGGCCACACCAAGGAAGCCAGCGTGCTCGTGACCAACCCTACGCACCTGGCGATCGCGCTGTACTACGAAAGCGGGGAAACGCCTCTTCCTGTCGTGGTGGCCAAGGGCCAGGGTGTCGTCGCCGAAGCGATGAAACGCGCCGCGCAGGAAGTGGGGGTGCCCATCATGCAGAACGTCCCTCTCGCGCGAGGCCTGATGCGCCGCGCGGACCTCTACCAGTACATCCCGTCGGAGTTCATCGAGCCGGTTGCGCAAGTCCTCCTGGCCGTGCGCAGGCTGAAGGAAGAACTCGCCTGGGAGACACAGGAGCTGCGCAATGATTTCTAG